A genome region from Thermodesulfobacteriota bacterium includes the following:
- a CDS encoding zinc-binding alcohol dehydrogenase family protein has protein sequence MKAIGYNEAGPITAPDSLIEFEAARPEIGPKDLLVEVKGISVNPVDVKVRAMFGPESGTKIIGYDAAGVVVEVGSEVSHFKVGDEVFYAGDLTRPGTNSELHAVDERIVGKKPTSLGFAEAAGFPLTSITAWELLFDSLRINHGEGTGESLLVIGAAGGVGSILIQLAKKLTGLTVIATASRPETIEWVEKMGADHVINHRESLVEQVKSLGLEPRYVISLSGTKGHFPAIVELIKPRGHIAIIDDPDSLDMNSIKFKALSFSWEFMFARSMFHTEDIEVQHELLNRVSEMIDSGEIVSTVTNNLGKMSAENLKKAHELQESGRAIGKNVLEGF, from the coding sequence ATGAAAGCTATAGGCTACAACGAGGCAGGCCCGATCACTGCCCCTGATTCACTTATAGAATTTGAGGCGGCTAGGCCTGAAATAGGGCCCAAAGACCTTTTGGTTGAGGTAAAGGGAATATCTGTAAACCCTGTGGACGTAAAGGTTCGGGCAATGTTTGGACCTGAGAGCGGCACTAAGATAATTGGCTACGATGCAGCAGGCGTGGTTGTCGAGGTTGGCAGCGAAGTTAGCCATTTTAAGGTAGGAGATGAGGTCTTCTACGCAGGCGACCTTACTCGCCCTGGAACAAACTCTGAGCTCCACGCAGTTGATGAGCGAATTGTAGGAAAAAAGCCCACATCTCTTGGATTTGCTGAAGCAGCAGGTTTTCCTCTAACATCAATAACAGCTTGGGAGCTTCTTTTTGATTCGCTTCGAATAAATCATGGCGAAGGCACAGGAGAGAGCCTATTAGTAATAGGCGCCGCCGGAGGGGTTGGATCAATTCTTATTCAACTCGCCAAAAAACTTACAGGGCTTACGGTAATAGCCACCGCATCAAGGCCTGAAACAATAGAGTGGGTGGAGAAAATGGGCGCTGATCATGTAATTAACCACAGAGAATCACTTGTTGAGCAAGTTAAGTCTCTTGGGCTTGAGCCCCGATATGTCATCTCACTATCAGGAACAAAAGGACATTTCCCGGCAATCGTAGAGCTTATAAAACCCCGCGGACACATTGCTATTATTGATGATCCAGACTCTCTTGATATGAACAGCATCAAATTCAAGGCTCTTAGCTTTAGCTGGGAGTTTATGTTTGCACGCTCTATGTTCCACACAGAGGATATAGAAGTTCAGCACGAATTACTTAACCGGGTATCTGAGATGATTGATAGTGGTGAAATTGTCTCAACAGTAACCAATAATTTGGGCAAAATGAGCGCTGAGAACCTCAAAAAGGCCCATGAGCTTCAGGAAAGCGGCCGCGCTATTGGAAAAAATGTACTGGAAGGGTTTTAA